A part of Larimichthys crocea isolate SSNF chromosome VII, L_crocea_2.0, whole genome shotgun sequence genomic DNA contains:
- the ccdc150 gene encoding coiled-coil domain-containing protein 150 isoform X1, with translation MDPSALRVGATAPEALSLLHQRLVLAEEEAEALIQDISTLGVSRDQMFGSAERMGAARSPVSPLKMRRVLWDEGSLWQRCESLVSRVCRMESLLQTLRLTIFRLETERELDPHTAHLKQQLIELQQESEEQHRASRREAMKLRDQLQQVYQERDDARTQAQRLGDAMEAAAAAKVDVALAAEELKIVKLEMSQKLMEMKEQMREEADRSAEAIKSHSELLQRVEEMERMLETERRQALQLQSDCQALHVEVQTGRRQLEEERDQSGQLEEHCQRLREQTEMKDSLVSELKTDLKSVCPALQKQQTENIKLLRESRELRAAADRVQTLNQQLQSQCSQLTSALRSLTEENERQQASLKAERSRAVERLQERDLQLEVARCNVQTELQVALTHKVSLQLELEKLKGEHAQLLQSSSTAQETAAAERKLFEQTIKRLREELSTAKKEEEATRKDLEGSKTELCLVVTKLEDDRRHLESQLREARWEVGSLSSALQNRQDENRRLMGKVTASEQQQQAMKQVDQMLKDLTDKNKEEGKLKISELDGVCGPAGGVSLTLENILTHTGLNSLTLQQELGGQQHELATLKKDRLQAQREIRRHQVEVEKLQRLLTSTHSKNNRALESLQKALETAKVDNRRLAQRVEQAVFTNSTLHSKLEQAREQHQAAITLRDEELREARAKINDLSEELGTARQQTKRDYESSLKTLQREISELKMTVKDSSAGSGDLSKANRELHRRVSELEWQVSKQKACIREQRRQQRQQQKSRGSQESPQTVERFEENIRNVQEKEDDELQEEVRMDSQQISRKREDECERWTSIIQRWEAKRDVAHVAGGSKPVRTQLMTH, from the exons ATGGACCCCTCAGCCCTCCGTGTTGGGGCCACAGCTCCggaggctctctctctccttcaccaGCGCCTGGTGTTagctgaggaggaggctgaAGCACTGATTCAAGACATAAGTACACTGGGAGTTTCCAGGGACCAAATGTTTGGATCTGCTGAGAGAATGGGAGCCGCCCGAAGCCCTGTAAGTCCTCTGAAGATGCGTCGGGTCCTCTGGGATGAAGGCTCACTGTGGCAACGGTGTGAGTCTCTAGTGAGCCGGGTGTGTCGCATGGAAAGTCTGCTACAGACGCTCAGACTCACCATCTTCCGCCTGGAGACTGAGAGAGAGCTGGATCCTCACACAG CTCATCTGAAGCAGCAGCTCATagagctgcagcaggagagCGAGGAGCAGCATCGGGCCTCCAGGAGGGAGGCGATGAAGCTCAGGGACCAACTTCAGCAGGTTTACCAGGAGAGAGACGACGCTCGCACACAGGCGCAGAGGCTGGGAGACGCGATggaggcagctgctgctgctaag GTTGATGTGGCTTTGGCTGCGGAGGAGCTGAAGATTGTCAAATTAGAGATGAGTCAGAAACTGATGGAG ATGAAGGAGCAGATGAGGGAGGAGGCCGACCGATCCGCTGAAGCCATAAAATCTCACAGTGAGCTTCTCCAGCgggtggaggagatggagagaatgcTGGAGACGGAGAGGAGACAG gctctgcagctgcagtcgGATTGCCAGGCCTTACATGTGGAGGTCCAGACGGGCCGGCGGCAactggaggaagaaagagaccAAAGCGGACAGCTGGAGGAGCACTGTCAGCGGCTCAGAGAGCAGACAG AAATGAAGGACTCGCTTGTGTCTGAGCTGAAAACTGATCTGAAA agTGTTTGTCCGGCCCTtcagaagcagcagacagaaaacattaaactgctgagggagagcagagagctgagagctgctgctgacagagtCCAG ACCCTGAATCAGCAGCTGCAAAGTCAGTGTTCCCAGCTCACCTCTGCCCTGCGTTCACTCACAGAGGAGAATGAAAGGCAGCAGGCCAGCTTAAAg GCCGAGAGGAGTCGAGCAGTCGAGCGACTTCAAGAACGAGACCTGCAGCTGGAGGTGGCCAGATGCAATGTTCAGACTGAGCTGCAGGTGGCGCTGACACATAAAGTTAGTCTGCAACTGGAGCT AGAGAAGCTCAAAGGCGAACATGCTCAGCTCCTGCAGAGCTCGTCTACTGCACAGGAGACAGCAGCCGCTGAGAGGAAACTATTTGAACAAACCATCAAGAGGCTACGTGAGGAGCTGAGCACGGccaagaaagaagaggaggccACGAGGAAAGACCTGGAGGGTTCGAAAACTGAG TTATGTCTCGTTGTCACTAAGCTGGAGGATGACAGAAGACATCTAGAGAGCCAACTCCGAGAGGCCAGG TGGGAGGTGGGATCTTTGAGCTCAGCCTTACAGAACCGGCAGGATGAGAACAGGAGACTTATGGGAAAGGTGACTGCTTCAGAGCAGCAACAG CAAGCAATGAAGCAGGTGGACCAGATGCTGAAGGACCTAACTGACAAGAACAAAGAGGAAGGGAAACTTAag ATCAGCGAGCTGGACGGTGTGTGTGGTCCTGCAGGAGGTGTCAGTCTGACCCTTGAAAACATTCTGACCCATACGGGACTCAACAGTCTGACCCTGCAGCAGGAGCTCGGGGGGCAGCAGCATGAGCTGGCCACACTCAAAAAGGACAG GCTGCAGGCTCAGAGAGAAATCAGGAGACACCAGGTAGAGGTGGAGAAACTCCAGCGACTCCTCACATCCACTCACTCCAAGAACAACAGAGCG ctggaGTCCTTGCAGAAGGCCTTGGAAACAGCCAAAGTGGACAACAGAAGGCTGGCCCAGCGAGTGGAGCAGGCTGTGTTCACCAACAGCACTTTACACAGCAAACTGGAGCAGGCCAGAGAGCAGCACCAGGCCGCCATCACACTGAG AGATGAAGAGCTGCGCGAGGCTCGGGCAAAGATCAATGATTTGTCTGAAGAGCTGGGCACCGCAAGGCAACAAACCAAGAGAGACTATGAATCTtcactgaaaacactgcagagagaaatcTCTGAG CTAAAAATGACAGTTAAGGACTCATCAGCCGGGTCAGGTGACCTGTCCAAGGCCAATCGGGAGCTCCACAGACGGGTGTCCGAGCTGGAGTGGCAGGTGTCCAAACAGAAAGCTTGtatcagagagcagaggaggcagcagaggcagcaacAGAAAAGCAGAGGGTCACAGGAGAGCCCGCAGACTGTCGAG AGGTTTGAAGAGAACATCAGGAATGTGCAGGAGAAAGAGGACGATGAGCTCCAGGAGGAGGTCAGGATGGACTCTCAGCAG ATTTCACGTAAACGGGAGGACGAGTGCGAGAGGTGGACTTCTATCATCCAACGGTGGGAGGCCAAGAGAGATGTGGCTCATGTCGCTGGAGGGTCCAAGCCTGTGAGGACACAGCTGATGACACACTGA
- the ccdc150 gene encoding coiled-coil domain-containing protein 150 isoform X2, which produces MDPSALRVGATAPEALSLLHQRLVLAEEEAEALIQDISTLGVSRDQMFGSAERMGAARSPVSPLKMRRVLWDEGSLWQRCESLVSRVCRMESLLQTLRLTIFRLETERELDPHTAHLKQQLIELQQESEEQHRASRREAMKLRDQLQQVYQERDDARTQAQRLGDAMEAAAAAKVDVALAAEELKIVKLEMSQKLMEMKEQMREEADRSAEAIKSHSELLQRVEEMERMLETERRQALQLQSDCQALHVEVQTGRRQLEEERDQSGQLEEHCQRLREQTEMKDSLVSELKTDLKSVCPALQKQQTENIKLLRESRELRAAADRVQTLNQQLQSQCSQLTSALRSLTEENERQQASLKAERSRAVERLQERDLQLEVARCNVQTELQVALTHKVSLQLELEKLKGEHAQLLQSSSTAQETAAAERKLFEQTIKRLREELSTAKKEEEATRKDLEGSKTELCLVVTKLEDDRRHLESQLREARWEVGSLSSALQNRQDENRRLMGKVTASEQQQQAMKQVDQMLKDLTDKNKEEGKLKISELDGVCGPAGGVSLTLENILTHTGLNSLTLQQELGGQQHELATLKKDRLQAQREIRRHQVEVEKLQRLLTSTHSKNNRALESLQKALETAKVDNRRLAQRVEQAVFTNSTLHSKLEQAREQHQAAITLRDEELREARAKINDLSEELGTARQQTKRDYESSLKTLQREISECAEHHPRFLKTH; this is translated from the exons ATGGACCCCTCAGCCCTCCGTGTTGGGGCCACAGCTCCggaggctctctctctccttcaccaGCGCCTGGTGTTagctgaggaggaggctgaAGCACTGATTCAAGACATAAGTACACTGGGAGTTTCCAGGGACCAAATGTTTGGATCTGCTGAGAGAATGGGAGCCGCCCGAAGCCCTGTAAGTCCTCTGAAGATGCGTCGGGTCCTCTGGGATGAAGGCTCACTGTGGCAACGGTGTGAGTCTCTAGTGAGCCGGGTGTGTCGCATGGAAAGTCTGCTACAGACGCTCAGACTCACCATCTTCCGCCTGGAGACTGAGAGAGAGCTGGATCCTCACACAG CTCATCTGAAGCAGCAGCTCATagagctgcagcaggagagCGAGGAGCAGCATCGGGCCTCCAGGAGGGAGGCGATGAAGCTCAGGGACCAACTTCAGCAGGTTTACCAGGAGAGAGACGACGCTCGCACACAGGCGCAGAGGCTGGGAGACGCGATggaggcagctgctgctgctaag GTTGATGTGGCTTTGGCTGCGGAGGAGCTGAAGATTGTCAAATTAGAGATGAGTCAGAAACTGATGGAG ATGAAGGAGCAGATGAGGGAGGAGGCCGACCGATCCGCTGAAGCCATAAAATCTCACAGTGAGCTTCTCCAGCgggtggaggagatggagagaatgcTGGAGACGGAGAGGAGACAG gctctgcagctgcagtcgGATTGCCAGGCCTTACATGTGGAGGTCCAGACGGGCCGGCGGCAactggaggaagaaagagaccAAAGCGGACAGCTGGAGGAGCACTGTCAGCGGCTCAGAGAGCAGACAG AAATGAAGGACTCGCTTGTGTCTGAGCTGAAAACTGATCTGAAA agTGTTTGTCCGGCCCTtcagaagcagcagacagaaaacattaaactgctgagggagagcagagagctgagagctgctgctgacagagtCCAG ACCCTGAATCAGCAGCTGCAAAGTCAGTGTTCCCAGCTCACCTCTGCCCTGCGTTCACTCACAGAGGAGAATGAAAGGCAGCAGGCCAGCTTAAAg GCCGAGAGGAGTCGAGCAGTCGAGCGACTTCAAGAACGAGACCTGCAGCTGGAGGTGGCCAGATGCAATGTTCAGACTGAGCTGCAGGTGGCGCTGACACATAAAGTTAGTCTGCAACTGGAGCT AGAGAAGCTCAAAGGCGAACATGCTCAGCTCCTGCAGAGCTCGTCTACTGCACAGGAGACAGCAGCCGCTGAGAGGAAACTATTTGAACAAACCATCAAGAGGCTACGTGAGGAGCTGAGCACGGccaagaaagaagaggaggccACGAGGAAAGACCTGGAGGGTTCGAAAACTGAG TTATGTCTCGTTGTCACTAAGCTGGAGGATGACAGAAGACATCTAGAGAGCCAACTCCGAGAGGCCAGG TGGGAGGTGGGATCTTTGAGCTCAGCCTTACAGAACCGGCAGGATGAGAACAGGAGACTTATGGGAAAGGTGACTGCTTCAGAGCAGCAACAG CAAGCAATGAAGCAGGTGGACCAGATGCTGAAGGACCTAACTGACAAGAACAAAGAGGAAGGGAAACTTAag ATCAGCGAGCTGGACGGTGTGTGTGGTCCTGCAGGAGGTGTCAGTCTGACCCTTGAAAACATTCTGACCCATACGGGACTCAACAGTCTGACCCTGCAGCAGGAGCTCGGGGGGCAGCAGCATGAGCTGGCCACACTCAAAAAGGACAG GCTGCAGGCTCAGAGAGAAATCAGGAGACACCAGGTAGAGGTGGAGAAACTCCAGCGACTCCTCACATCCACTCACTCCAAGAACAACAGAGCG ctggaGTCCTTGCAGAAGGCCTTGGAAACAGCCAAAGTGGACAACAGAAGGCTGGCCCAGCGAGTGGAGCAGGCTGTGTTCACCAACAGCACTTTACACAGCAAACTGGAGCAGGCCAGAGAGCAGCACCAGGCCGCCATCACACTGAG AGATGAAGAGCTGCGCGAGGCTCGGGCAAAGATCAATGATTTGTCTGAAGAGCTGGGCACCGCAAGGCAACAAACCAAGAGAGACTATGAATCTtcactgaaaacactgcagagagaaatcTCTGAG TGTGCAGAACATCATCCACGCTTCCTCAAAACTCATTAG